The following coding sequences are from one Nicotiana tomentosiformis chromosome 3, ASM39032v3, whole genome shotgun sequence window:
- the LOC104096420 gene encoding bidirectional sugar transporter SWEET11-like, with the protein MAISGHWAFAFGVRGNIVSFIVFLSPLPTFYKIYKKKSTEGYQSIPYVIALFSSMLWIYYAFLKTNTTLLITINSFGVFIETIYVGFYLFYAPKKARIQTVKMLLLTVVGGFGAIILIAQFLFKGVARGQVVGWVCLVFSLCVFAAAKEEKLPKLQTVQA; encoded by the exons ATGGCTATTTCTGGCCACTGGGCATTTGCTTTTGGTGTCCGTG GAAATATTGTCTCGTTTATTGTTTTTCTCTCTCCACT GCCTACATTTTATAAAATTTACAAGAAGAAATCAACAGAAGGCTATCAATCAATTCCGTATGTGATTGCTCTATTCAGTTCCATGCTTTGGATATACTATGCATTTCTCAAGACCAACACGACCCTTCTCATCACTATAAACTCCTTTGGGGTCTTCATTGAAACTATTTACGTTGGTTTTTACCTTTTCTACGCACCAAAGAAAGCCAGG ATCCAAACAGTGAAGATGCTTCTTTTAACAGTGGTTGGTGGATTTGGTGCAATTATCCTCATTGCTCAGTTTCTATTCAAAGGTGTCGCTCGTGGGCAAGTGGTTGGATGGGTTTGCCTTGTTTTCTCCTTATGCGTGTTTGCAGCAGCTAAAGAAGAGAAGCTGCCCAAGCTGCAAACTGTGCAGGCCTAA